In one window of Bradyrhizobium diazoefficiens DNA:
- a CDS encoding peroxiredoxin codes for MSKKSRKKSSKTPSGSQTAKKKASKTPASTQTRSGKTQPASADTSRKGTRAASHKAASKRLISSEKASKPKAASALAEGQKAPVFRLPRDGGNVVSSADYAGEKLVLFFYPRADTPGCTREAIDFTRLKDAFASAGTAVLGISADPLRAQEKFRDKHSLGIPLISDEQHEMLEAYGAWGEKSMYGKSFLGILRTTVLIGTDGKVARVWRNVRVDGHADEVLAAARSL; via the coding sequence ATGTCCAAGAAATCCCGAAAGAAATCGTCCAAAACGCCCTCCGGCAGTCAGACCGCTAAAAAGAAGGCCTCCAAGACACCGGCATCGACACAAACACGCAGCGGGAAAACACAGCCAGCATCGGCAGACACATCAAGGAAAGGCACGAGGGCAGCATCGCATAAGGCCGCATCGAAACGGTTAATATCTTCTGAAAAGGCCTCTAAGCCCAAAGCCGCCTCCGCCCTGGCCGAGGGCCAGAAGGCCCCGGTCTTCCGCCTCCCCCGCGATGGCGGCAATGTCGTCAGCTCAGCGGATTATGCCGGCGAGAAGCTCGTCCTGTTCTTCTACCCCCGCGCCGACACGCCGGGCTGCACCCGCGAAGCGATCGACTTCACCCGGCTGAAGGACGCCTTCGCTTCTGCCGGCACCGCCGTGCTGGGCATTTCGGCCGACCCGTTAAGGGCCCAGGAGAAGTTTCGCGACAAGCACAGCCTTGGCATTCCCCTGATCTCGGATGAGCAGCACGAGATGTTGGAGGCGTACGGTGCCTGGGGTGAAAAATCCATGTATGGCAAGAGCTTCCTCGGGATTCTTCGCACGACGGTGCTGATCGGGACCGACGGCAAGGTGGCCAGGGTCTGGCGCAACGTCCGGGTCGACGGCCATGCCGACGAGGTGCTGGCCGCGGCAAGAAGTCTTTAA
- a CDS encoding MFS transporter, giving the protein MDQNTPREQESTQQGAVRTALVVLALCFTLAVLGRGLSESFTVFLKPISENFGWDRGQVVSIYSLTWLISGLTAPLVGRLFDHSGPRIVYALGLLLLGSAFLIAGHAQALWQFRISIGLFVGIGVAFIGNVPNSILLGRWFGPKLPTAMAVVYSAMGGGVLALLPASQLLIDHLGWRETYQIYGFAALGLLVPLLLLPWRIFAAGSPHVAKRTDPDFIDNGWTLVSAMRHHAFWALFSTFFFTAVGMYAIAAQIVAYLIDAGFPPLQAATAWGFSGVVLVFGMLGVSALDGLIGRRPSVLFSYAISILGIFLLWLLQYYPNVILLTGFVVCFGSMMGSRGPLITATAMKIFRGKRVGTIFGTISIGSGLGSAFGSWSGGLIHDATHGYDALLVFALASVVLGMIPFLIVPALRR; this is encoded by the coding sequence ATGGATCAAAACACGCCCAGGGAACAAGAAAGCACACAGCAAGGTGCGGTGCGCACCGCGCTCGTCGTGCTCGCGCTGTGCTTCACGCTGGCTGTGCTCGGCCGCGGCCTGAGCGAAAGCTTCACAGTTTTCCTCAAGCCGATCTCCGAAAATTTCGGCTGGGACCGTGGGCAGGTCGTCTCGATCTATTCGCTGACCTGGCTCATCAGCGGACTGACCGCGCCGCTGGTCGGACGCCTGTTCGATCATTCCGGCCCGCGCATCGTCTATGCACTCGGCCTGTTGCTGCTCGGCTCGGCCTTCCTGATCGCGGGCCATGCGCAGGCACTCTGGCAATTCCGGATCTCGATCGGCTTATTTGTCGGCATCGGCGTCGCCTTCATCGGCAACGTGCCGAACTCGATCCTGCTCGGCCGCTGGTTCGGACCAAAGCTGCCGACCGCGATGGCGGTGGTCTATTCCGCGATGGGCGGCGGCGTGCTGGCGCTGCTGCCGGCCTCGCAGCTGCTGATCGATCATCTCGGCTGGCGCGAGACCTATCAGATCTACGGCTTCGCCGCGCTCGGCCTGCTGGTGCCGCTGCTGCTCCTGCCCTGGCGCATATTCGCGGCCGGCTCGCCGCATGTGGCCAAGAGGACCGATCCTGATTTCATCGACAACGGCTGGACGCTTGTGAGCGCGATGCGTCACCACGCTTTCTGGGCGCTGTTCTCGACCTTCTTCTTCACCGCGGTCGGCATGTATGCGATCGCAGCGCAAATCGTGGCCTATCTGATCGATGCCGGCTTCCCGCCGCTCCAGGCCGCGACCGCCTGGGGTTTTTCGGGTGTCGTGCTGGTGTTCGGCATGCTCGGCGTCTCCGCGCTCGACGGGCTGATCGGGCGCCGGCCGTCGGTGCTGTTCAGCTACGCGATCTCGATCCTCGGCATCTTCCTGCTCTGGCTGCTTCAGTATTATCCCAACGTCATCCTGCTCACCGGCTTCGTCGTCTGCTTCGGCAGCATGATGGGGTCGCGCGGGCCGCTGATCACGGCAACTGCGATGAAGATCTTTCGGGGCAAGCGGGTCGGCACCATCTTCGGCACGATCTCGATCGGCAGTGGCCTCGGCTCGGCCTTCGGCTCCTGGAGCGGTGGCCTGATCCACGACGCCACCCACGGCTACGACGCCCTGCTCGTGTTCGCACTTGCGAGCGTGGTGCTCGGGATGATCCCGTTCCTGATCGTGCCCGCCTTGCGGCGCTAG
- a CDS encoding DoxX family protein: protein MNFPYLARFQPVLLSLFRFITGLLLFQYGVAKLFKFPVLPYFADIPPLIYVAGTIELILGATLMLGLFTRLTAFILAGEMAFAYFMGHVMKTGTPVLLPLLNGGTAAILFCFACLYISAAGGGSVSVDALIGKENDAPGGAFARR, encoded by the coding sequence ATGAACTTTCCCTATCTCGCTCGCTTTCAGCCGGTTCTCTTGAGCCTGTTCCGTTTCATCACTGGACTGCTGCTGTTCCAGTACGGTGTCGCCAAGCTGTTCAAGTTCCCGGTGCTCCCCTACTTCGCCGATATCCCGCCGTTGATCTACGTGGCCGGCACGATCGAGTTGATCCTCGGCGCGACATTGATGCTCGGCCTGTTCACACGCCTCACGGCGTTCATCCTGGCGGGTGAAATGGCCTTCGCCTACTTCATGGGCCATGTGATGAAGACCGGCACGCCCGTGCTCCTGCCGCTGCTCAACGGCGGCACCGCCGCGATCCTGTTCTGCTTCGCCTGCCTCTATATCTCGGCAGCGGGCGGCGGCTCGGTCAGCGTCGATGCGCTGATCGGCAAGGAGAACGACGCGCCGGGCGGCGCCTTCGCGCGGCGCTGA
- a CDS encoding DUF3971 domain-containing protein, protein MPGRGASIPVDGCGPGGAQSYDGRLYREAMARNTSPKDHNRDFDRHGGHQEPAEWDETDWDQDQDEEAGHRARRLLSRSNSRLRVGDGFSLFRRVLPGGRWLRRMSVVLGALIVIFAGCFGALWWRLGAGPINLDIATPWLAAAIEDNIGHGNTVEVGGTQIERAGRVRIAVRIRDIIVRDHDHAIVASAPKAEVRLSGVALLTGHLRAESLNLVDAELAIRIAPDGTVTVSAGDTAKPLATGVASKKQAGLPPTFPRNGVPPPPFGMAPATPDASQTAPQPTAQSGILQGLDWLDSLSMTGLDGQNLNEIGLKNGNLIVDDQQRGSKWTFENITLSLRRPSHGGVTLSLGEEGAHPWSLRATIGPSENGVRSVDIRADKLSTSNILLALRVKDLTYTADLPMTGELKGELGRDGVPTFFRGKVTIGAGNIIDTDTPDYPMAIDSAEINVEWDAGRRVLVAPFKILSGANRLTLLAHLEPPNGTINDWQLGFSGGSILLGGIDNEPPLVFNRIAIGFRFDTDHKRMLLTQADISNGEIGVAGTGAIDYSGEPRLTLGFAGTPMSASALKRMWPTLVVPELRQWVIERIERGTLQRIEVGINSPTRNLPRKGPPIPDDGLSVNIVASGVAVRPVDGMPVVHDADLKAHVTGRTATVNIGQGIADTPAGRKVTISDFVFEVPDMAPKPSPSRTRFRVDGPVPAAAEMLSNDRLSDLSATVIDPNTAKGTFTANIQLSLPVKGELTKADTVYAVTADLNGFAADKLVMNQKLEANNLKIVANNQGYQVKGDVKINGQAASLDYRKATDGDADVKLQTTLDDASRARLGFDLSPAVSGSVPIKLSGKIASGPDQTTKLGIEADLTSVKLDNILPGWVKLPGKASKATFKVVPTAQSTRLEDIVIEGGGASIKGSLEVDPNGDLMNANFPVYSPSDGDKTSLKVERGQDGVVRGTMRGDVFDGRGFLKSAISGNSKDDSKSKLKNVDFDIDVKLGAVAGFNGEAMRGVDAKMSKRSGAIKAFTLNGRIGQNTPVAADLRGGRAQGSREVIYLQTNDAGALLRFTDTYTKAIGGQMVVAMEPPTSEPNASREGLINVRDFTVKGEAQLERVAAGAPNGTGNGISFSALRAEFTRQNGALTIRDGVVKGPMIGATIEGSIDYPGNQVCMSGTFVPMYGLNNMFGQIPVLGLFLGGGDKEGLIGVTYEVVGTPAAPVMRVNPISAIFPGVTRKIMEFNTGKQNSPFDEQLPSAQSGDSPTGTARPLSSGCSLARR, encoded by the coding sequence ATGCCGGGGCGGGGAGCGTCGATTCCCGTCGACGGCTGCGGTCCCGGCGGCGCTCAATCCTACGACGGGCGCCTGTATCGAGAGGCAATGGCAAGGAATACGTCGCCCAAGGATCACAATCGGGATTTCGATCGGCACGGCGGCCATCAAGAACCGGCCGAATGGGACGAGACCGACTGGGATCAAGATCAGGACGAGGAGGCGGGTCATCGCGCACGCCGCCTGTTGTCACGTTCCAACTCGCGCCTCCGCGTCGGTGACGGTTTCTCGTTGTTTCGGCGGGTGTTGCCGGGTGGACGCTGGCTTCGCCGGATGTCCGTCGTCCTCGGCGCATTGATCGTCATCTTCGCCGGCTGCTTTGGCGCGCTGTGGTGGCGGCTTGGCGCCGGCCCGATCAACCTCGACATCGCGACGCCTTGGCTTGCCGCGGCGATCGAGGACAATATCGGCCACGGCAACACGGTGGAGGTCGGTGGCACCCAGATCGAGCGCGCCGGGCGGGTCCGGATCGCCGTACGCATCCGCGACATCATCGTTCGCGATCATGACCATGCCATTGTCGCCAGTGCACCGAAGGCTGAGGTGAGGCTGTCCGGGGTCGCACTTCTGACCGGGCATCTGCGTGCCGAAAGCCTCAACCTCGTCGACGCCGAGCTCGCGATCCGGATCGCGCCTGACGGGACCGTCACGGTGTCCGCCGGCGACACGGCAAAACCGCTCGCAACCGGCGTCGCATCCAAGAAGCAAGCGGGCCTGCCGCCGACATTCCCGCGTAACGGTGTCCCGCCGCCGCCTTTCGGGATGGCGCCCGCAACCCCGGACGCCTCTCAGACCGCGCCGCAACCCACCGCGCAAAGCGGAATCCTTCAGGGCCTCGACTGGCTCGACAGCCTGAGTATGACGGGCCTCGATGGTCAGAACCTCAACGAGATCGGTCTCAAGAACGGCAATTTGATCGTCGACGATCAGCAGCGTGGCAGCAAATGGACGTTTGAGAACATCACACTCAGCCTGCGCCGGCCGAGCCATGGCGGTGTCACGCTCAGCCTCGGCGAGGAGGGCGCGCACCCGTGGTCACTGCGCGCCACGATCGGACCGTCCGAGAATGGGGTGCGCTCGGTCGACATCCGCGCCGACAAGCTCTCGACCTCCAACATCCTGCTCGCGCTGCGCGTGAAGGACCTGACCTATACTGCCGACCTGCCTATGACCGGCGAGCTGAAAGGCGAACTCGGCCGCGACGGCGTGCCGACGTTCTTCCGCGGCAAGGTCACGATCGGCGCGGGCAACATCATCGATACCGATACGCCCGATTATCCGATGGCGATCGACTCCGCCGAGATCAATGTCGAGTGGGATGCGGGACGGCGGGTGCTGGTTGCACCGTTCAAGATCCTCTCGGGCGCCAATCGCCTGACGCTGCTGGCCCATCTCGAGCCGCCGAACGGCACCATCAATGATTGGCAGCTGGGCTTCAGCGGCGGTTCGATCCTGCTCGGCGGTATCGACAACGAGCCGCCGCTCGTCTTCAACCGCATCGCGATCGGCTTCCGTTTCGACACCGATCACAAGCGCATGCTGCTGACGCAAGCCGACATCTCCAACGGTGAGATCGGCGTCGCCGGTACCGGTGCGATCGACTATTCCGGCGAGCCGCGCCTGACGCTCGGCTTCGCGGGAACGCCGATGTCGGCCTCCGCGCTGAAGCGGATGTGGCCGACCCTGGTCGTGCCGGAGTTGCGCCAATGGGTGATCGAGCGGATCGAGCGCGGGACGCTCCAGCGCATCGAGGTCGGCATCAACTCGCCGACGCGTAATCTTCCACGCAAGGGACCGCCCATTCCCGATGACGGCCTGTCCGTCAACATCGTGGCGAGCGGCGTTGCGGTTCGCCCGGTGGACGGCATGCCGGTGGTACACGACGCCGATCTCAAGGCGCACGTGACCGGACGTACCGCCACCGTGAATATCGGGCAGGGCATTGCCGACACGCCCGCGGGCCGCAAGGTCACGATCTCCGATTTCGTCTTCGAGGTGCCGGACATGGCGCCGAAACCCTCGCCCTCGCGGACCAGATTCCGCGTCGACGGTCCGGTGCCGGCGGCGGCCGAAATGCTTTCCAATGATCGTCTGAGCGATCTGTCCGCGACCGTTATCGATCCCAACACGGCCAAGGGAACGTTCACGGCGAACATCCAGCTCAGCCTGCCGGTCAAGGGCGAGCTGACCAAGGCGGACACCGTCTACGCCGTCACCGCCGATCTCAACGGCTTTGCCGCCGACAAGCTGGTGATGAACCAGAAGCTCGAGGCCAACAATCTCAAGATCGTCGCCAACAACCAGGGCTATCAGGTCAAGGGCGACGTCAAGATCAACGGACAGGCGGCCTCGCTCGACTACCGTAAGGCGACCGATGGCGATGCGGACGTCAAGCTGCAGACCACGCTGGACGACGCCAGCCGTGCGCGCCTGGGCTTCGACCTCAGTCCTGCCGTCAGCGGGTCGGTGCCGATCAAGCTGTCGGGCAAGATTGCCAGCGGTCCGGACCAGACGACGAAGCTCGGCATCGAGGCCGACCTGACCTCGGTCAAGCTGGACAACATCCTTCCCGGCTGGGTCAAGCTGCCGGGCAAAGCGAGCAAGGCAACGTTCAAGGTGGTGCCGACGGCGCAATCGACGCGGCTTGAGGATATCGTCATCGAAGGCGGCGGCGCCTCGATCAAGGGCTCGCTGGAAGTCGACCCGAACGGCGACCTCATGAATGCGAACTTCCCGGTCTATTCGCCGTCGGACGGCGACAAGACGTCGTTGAAGGTCGAGCGCGGTCAGGATGGCGTGGTCCGCGGCACCATGCGTGGCGACGTGTTCGACGGCCGCGGCTTCCTGAAATCGGCGATATCAGGGAATTCCAAGGACGACAGCAAGAGCAAGCTGAAGAACGTCGATTTCGACATCGACGTGAAGCTTGGTGCGGTCGCAGGATTCAACGGCGAGGCGATGCGCGGCGTCGATGCCAAGATGTCGAAACGCAGCGGCGCCATCAAGGCCTTCACGCTGAACGGCAGGATCGGCCAAAACACGCCGGTGGCGGCGGATCTGCGCGGCGGCCGTGCGCAGGGCAGCCGCGAAGTGATCTATCTCCAGACCAACGATGCCGGCGCGCTGCTGCGCTTCACCGATACCTATACCAAAGCCATTGGCGGCCAGATGGTGGTGGCGATGGAGCCGCCGACGTCCGAGCCGAACGCGTCGCGCGAGGGCCTCATCAACGTGCGCGACTTCACGGTGAAGGGCGAGGCGCAGCTCGAACGCGTCGCCGCGGGCGCGCCCAACGGGACCGGGAATGGCATCTCCTTCAGCGCGTTGCGCGCCGAATTCACCCGGCAGAACGGCGCGCTCACGATCCGCGATGGCGTCGTCAAGGGTCCGATGATCGGCGCCACCATCGAAGGTTCGATCGACTATCCCGGCAATCAGGTCTGCATGAGCGGCACCTTCGTGCCGATGTACGGCTTAAACAACATGTTCGGACAGATTCCGGTACTCGGGTTGTTCCTAGGTGGCGGCGACAAAGAGGGACTGATCGGCGTGACCTACGAGGTCGTCGGCACGCCGGCCGCGCCCGTGATGCGCGTCAATCCGATATCGGCGATATTTCCTGGCGTGACTCGGAAGATTATGGAGTTCAACACCGGCAAGCAGAATTCGCCGTTCGACGAGCAGTTGCCGTCGGCGCAGTCCGGCGACAGCCCGACTGGAACGGCAAGGCCGTTGTCGAGCGGTTGCAGCCTCGCGCGGCGGTAA
- a CDS encoding M23 family metallopeptidase produces the protein MSKSSAQYSQYPQHHSHDHGRSFHRRPATAAAAAIPLPDADDAYTIVHHGKQVRLGPVVFWIVVGTVVLLGLWSAATATYFAFRDDVLTRLIARQAEMQYAYEDRIAELRAKVDRTTSRQLLDQEQFDQKLDQIMKRQTALESRATALGAMPDVTGSIPRSAFQRGDSNQGTTQGTPKPSPISDTVIFVAPPDREARLESRAPTVIAPPVNQFAKNQGFDNVLVRLTSSLDQVERRQVAALNAVEEGMDSRMRRMRGVVSDLGLNIANLEAAVPRAAMGGPFVPVKLAANAGPFEKQLYRINVTRADMDRLNRTLAQVPYRKPVVGEVEFTSGFGVRSDPFLGRPAMHTGLDFRAATGDPARVTANGKVVSAGWSGGYGRMVEVDHGNGLSTRYGHLSEINVKVGEIVKIGQVIGLVGSTGRSTGPHLHYETRIDGEAVDPQKFLRAGVRLSTG, from the coding sequence ATGTCGAAAAGTTCTGCCCAATATTCGCAGTACCCCCAGCATCATTCCCACGACCACGGACGATCCTTCCATCGCCGTCCCGCCACTGCTGCGGCAGCCGCGATTCCCCTGCCCGACGCCGATGACGCCTACACCATCGTGCATCACGGCAAGCAGGTTCGCCTCGGGCCAGTGGTGTTCTGGATTGTAGTCGGCACAGTCGTGCTGCTCGGGCTGTGGTCGGCGGCAACCGCGACCTATTTCGCCTTCCGCGACGACGTCCTGACCCGGCTGATCGCCCGCCAGGCCGAGATGCAATACGCCTATGAAGACCGCATCGCCGAGCTTCGCGCCAAGGTCGACCGCACCACCAGCCGGCAGCTGCTCGACCAGGAGCAGTTCGACCAGAAGCTCGACCAGATCATGAAGCGCCAGACGGCGCTGGAGTCCCGGGCCACGGCGCTCGGAGCCATGCCTGATGTCACCGGATCAATCCCGCGCTCAGCCTTCCAGCGCGGCGATTCGAACCAGGGGACGACCCAAGGCACGCCGAAACCGTCGCCGATCAGCGACACCGTCATTTTCGTGGCGCCGCCCGATCGCGAAGCGCGGCTCGAATCGCGCGCGCCGACTGTGATCGCTCCGCCGGTCAATCAATTCGCCAAGAACCAGGGTTTTGACAATGTCCTGGTCCGGCTCACGAGCTCGCTTGATCAGGTCGAACGCCGCCAGGTTGCGGCGCTCAATGCCGTCGAGGAAGGCATGGATTCGCGCATGCGCCGGATGCGCGGCGTGGTCAGCGACCTCGGCCTGAACATCGCCAATCTCGAGGCTGCTGTGCCGCGTGCTGCGATGGGCGGCCCGTTCGTGCCGGTGAAGCTCGCCGCCAACGCCGGACCGTTCGAGAAGCAGCTCTATCGTATCAATGTCACCCGCGCCGACATGGACCGGCTCAACCGCACGCTGGCGCAGGTGCCCTATCGCAAGCCCGTCGTCGGCGAGGTCGAATTCACCTCCGGCTTCGGCGTCCGCAGCGATCCCTTCCTCGGCCGGCCGGCGATGCATACCGGCCTCGATTTTCGCGCCGCGACCGGCGATCCCGCGCGCGTCACGGCCAACGGCAAGGTGGTCTCGGCCGGCTGGTCTGGCGGCTACGGCCGCATGGTCGAGGTCGATCACGGTAACGGCCTGTCGACCCGCTACGGCCATCTCTCAGAGATCAACGTCAAGGTCGGCGAGATCGTGAAGATCGGCCAGGTCATCGGCCTCGTCGGCTCGACCGGCCGTTCGACCGGCCCGCATCTGCATTACGAAACCCGGATCGACGGCGAAGCCGTCGACCCGCAGAAATTTTTGCGCGCCGGCGTCCGCCTGAGCACGGGCTAA
- the tyrS gene encoding tyrosine--tRNA ligase translates to MTAFKSDFLNILQERGFIHQCSDFEGLDAIAAKGEAIAYVGYDCTAPSLHIGNYLTMMLLHWFQQSGNKPITLMGGGTTMVGDPSGKDETRAIRTVAEIEANKASIRGVFAKVLRYGDAKSDAIMLDNAEWLTKLNWIEMLRDIGRHFSVNRMLTMDSVRLRLEREQEMSFIEFNYMICQAYDFVELAKRTGCHLQMGGSDQWGNIIMGVDLGRRMGTHQLYALTTPLLTTASGAKMGKTAQGAVWLNADQFSPYDFWQYWRNTEDADVGKFLKLFTTLPMSEIKKLEALGGSEINEAKKVLATEATALLHGRDAANEAAETARRTFEEGALAETLPTVKIPRGEIEAGIGVLNAFVKAGLVASNGEARRQIKGGGLRVNDEPVTDEKMELSAASLTPEGVIKLSFGKKKHVLIKPA, encoded by the coding sequence ATGACTGCATTCAAATCGGATTTCCTCAATATCCTGCAAGAGCGTGGATTCATCCATCAATGCTCCGATTTCGAGGGGCTGGACGCGATCGCCGCCAAGGGCGAGGCGATCGCCTATGTCGGCTACGATTGCACCGCTCCTTCGCTGCACATCGGCAACTACCTGACCATGATGCTGCTGCACTGGTTCCAGCAATCCGGCAATAAGCCGATCACGCTGATGGGCGGCGGCACCACCATGGTCGGTGACCCCTCCGGCAAGGACGAGACGCGCGCGATCCGCACCGTTGCGGAGATCGAAGCCAACAAGGCTTCGATCCGCGGCGTGTTCGCCAAGGTGCTGCGCTATGGCGATGCGAAGAGCGACGCGATCATGCTCGACAATGCCGAGTGGCTGACCAAGCTCAATTGGATCGAGATGCTGCGCGATATCGGCCGCCACTTCTCAGTCAACCGCATGCTGACGATGGACTCCGTGCGGCTGCGCCTCGAGCGCGAGCAGGAGATGAGCTTCATCGAGTTCAACTACATGATCTGCCAGGCCTACGATTTCGTCGAATTGGCCAAGCGCACCGGCTGCCATTTGCAGATGGGCGGCTCGGATCAATGGGGCAACATCATCATGGGCGTCGATCTCGGTCGCCGCATGGGCACGCATCAGCTGTACGCGCTGACGACGCCGCTGCTGACGACTGCGTCAGGCGCCAAGATGGGCAAGACGGCACAGGGCGCGGTGTGGCTCAACGCCGACCAGTTCTCGCCGTATGATTTCTGGCAATATTGGCGCAACACCGAGGACGCCGACGTCGGCAAATTCCTCAAGCTGTTCACGACGCTGCCGATGAGCGAGATCAAGAAGCTCGAAGCGCTCGGCGGCTCGGAGATCAACGAGGCCAAGAAGGTGCTCGCCACGGAGGCAACCGCGCTGCTGCATGGTCGCGACGCAGCCAACGAAGCGGCCGAAACCGCACGCCGCACCTTTGAGGAAGGCGCGCTCGCCGAGACCCTGCCGACAGTGAAAATTCCGCGCGGCGAGATCGAGGCTGGCATCGGCGTGCTCAACGCCTTCGTCAAGGCGGGCCTCGTCGCCTCCAACGGCGAAGCGCGGCGCCAGATCAAGGGCGGCGGCCTGCGCGTCAACGACGAGCCCGTCACCGACGAGAAGATGGAGCTGTCGGCGGCCAGTCTGACACCGGAAGGCGTGATCAAGCTATCGTTCGGCAAGAAGAAGCACGTCCTCATCAAGCCTGCATAG
- a CDS encoding methyl-accepting chemotaxis protein, with product MKLLSHLRIRTKLASMVCLAALTVTAIIAVSAFLSKSRMMEDRIQQMKTAVDILYTLAQSVQDDVTAGKLTQAEAKAQFHMRGRRMSFNGGQGYPVVYNADTSLLVNGANQQLEGKITGAVDSNGVVIADAIIKAGDQNGGGMASYLYPRPGQTAPVRKTVFARKFAPWNATISYGLYVDDIDADVRALTLELAAVGVGLMLLMATLSWLIARDVLSALDRQKTRMQDIADGAIDKPVEETDRGDEIGRMAETLEVLRQTALTARTLEAEQVAAKARSEQEKRDALISLADRFDASVGQLVGMMASGSGELETTAKSMSSTAEGTNSRAAVVGSAATEASQRVQTVAAAAEELSSSITEISRQVAQSAEVTGRAVESARRTDTIVRALSDGAQQIEHVAELISSIAAQTNLLALNATIEAARAGEAGRGFAVVASEVKSLASQTAEATREIGDKIAQIQGATKEAVDAIGGITATIEEVSRIATSIGAAIEEQGAATAEIARSVSQTAEATKEVTANIGGVSTAANETGNAAGMVLAAASNLSKQAEQLSGEVGTFLAGVRAA from the coding sequence ATGAAGCTGCTGAGTCATCTGAGAATCCGCACCAAGCTCGCCAGCATGGTTTGCCTTGCGGCCCTCACTGTCACGGCCATCATCGCGGTGTCGGCCTTCCTCAGCAAGAGCCGCATGATGGAGGACCGAATCCAGCAGATGAAGACCGCGGTCGACATCCTCTACACCCTCGCCCAATCGGTTCAGGACGACGTCACCGCCGGCAAGCTGACACAGGCCGAGGCCAAGGCCCAGTTCCACATGCGCGGCCGGCGCATGAGCTTCAACGGCGGCCAAGGCTACCCCGTCGTCTACAACGCCGACACCTCGTTGCTCGTGAACGGCGCAAATCAACAACTCGAAGGCAAGATCACCGGCGCGGTCGACTCCAACGGCGTCGTCATCGCTGACGCGATCATCAAGGCCGGCGATCAAAATGGCGGCGGTATGGCCTCCTATCTCTACCCCCGCCCTGGCCAGACTGCGCCGGTCCGCAAGACCGTGTTTGCGCGCAAATTCGCGCCCTGGAACGCGACGATCAGCTACGGCCTCTATGTCGACGACATTGACGCCGACGTCCGCGCATTGACGCTGGAGCTCGCCGCGGTCGGCGTCGGCTTGATGCTGCTGATGGCGACGCTGTCCTGGCTGATCGCCCGCGACGTGCTCAGCGCCCTCGACCGTCAGAAGACCCGCATGCAGGACATCGCCGACGGCGCCATCGACAAGCCGGTCGAAGAGACCGATCGCGGCGACGAGATCGGTCGCATGGCCGAGACACTCGAAGTGTTGCGGCAGACCGCCTTGACCGCGCGCACGCTGGAGGCCGAGCAGGTCGCGGCCAAGGCGCGTAGTGAGCAGGAGAAGCGCGACGCCCTGATCTCGCTTGCCGACCGCTTCGATGCATCCGTCGGCCAGCTCGTGGGCATGATGGCCTCGGGCTCCGGCGAGCTGGAAACCACGGCCAAGTCGATGTCGTCGACCGCAGAGGGCACCAACAGCCGCGCTGCAGTGGTCGGCTCCGCCGCGACCGAAGCCAGCCAGCGCGTCCAGACGGTGGCAGCCGCCGCGGAAGAGCTCTCCTCCTCCATCACCGAAATCAGCCGCCAGGTCGCGCAATCGGCCGAAGTGACCGGCCGTGCGGTCGAGAGCGCGCGCCGCACCGACACCATCGTGCGCGCGCTGTCCGACGGCGCCCAGCAGATCGAGCACGTCGCCGAGCTGATCTCGAGCATTGCGGCGCAAACCAATCTGCTCGCACTCAACGCCACCATCGAGGCCGCACGCGCCGGCGAAGCCGGTCGCGGCTTCGCCGTCGTTGCATCCGAAGTGAAGTCGCTGGCGAGCCAGACCGCGGAGGCCACCCGCGAGATCGGCGACAAGATTGCCCAGATCCAGGGCGCGACCAAAGAGGCCGTCGACGCCATCGGCGGCATCACGGCCACCATCGAGGAGGTCAGCCGGATCGCCACGTCGATCGGCGCGGCCATCGAGGAGCAAGGCGCGGCCACCGCCGAGATCGCCCGCAGCGTCTCGCAGACAGCTGAAGCCACCAAGGAGGTCACCGCCAACATCGGTGGCGTCAGCACGGCGGCCAACGAGACCGGCAACGCCGCCGGCATGGTGCTCGCGGCCGCCTCGAACCTCTCCAAGCAGGCCGAGCAGCTCTCGGGCGAAGTCGGGACATTCCTGGCCGGCGTGCGCGCGGCATAG